A stretch of DNA from Gemmatimonadaceae bacterium:
GTCATCGGCCTTGGCGTCGCGCTCGTGCTTGCCGTCGCCCTGGGGACGATCGCTCTCTCGCCCGGTCAGGTGTGGAGTGCTCTCCTCGGACGCGGCGATGCCACGGCGATCACCATCGTGCGGGTACTCCGTTTACCGCGCGCGGTGCTGGCGGCGCTGATCGGCGCGGGGCTTGGCATCTCGGGCGCAGCGCTCCAGGGCACGATGCGCAACCCGCTCGCCGAGCCCTATCTCCTTGGGGTGTCGGGTGGGGCGGCGGTGGGGGCCGTGGTCGCCGTCTCGTTAGGCCTGGCGCTCACGCTCGTGCCGATCGCGGCGTTCGCGGGCGCGATCGCCGCGGTGACGCTCGCGTTCTTCGTCGCACACGCCGCCGGCACGCGCGGTGACGCGCGCATTCTGCTCATGGCCGGTGTCGTCGTCGGCGCCTTCGCCAACTCGGTGATCATGCTCGTCCTTGGCAGCGCACCATCCAACGTCGTGCGCGACGCCGTCTGGTGGATGATGGGCTCGGTCGCCGCGGCCACGTGGTCCGACAACGGCTGGCTCTTCGGGTATCTCGTCGTTGGCGGCGGCGCGCTCTTTCTCTGGGCACGGCAGATCGACGTGCTTGCGTTAGGCGACGACACCGCCGCCGCCCTCGGGCTCGATCCCGAGCGGACCGCGCGGAAGGTGTACGCCGCGGCGTCGCTCGTCGCGGCGGCGACCGTTGCGGCGGCCGGCCTCGTCGGCTTTGTCGGACTCGTCGTGCCGCACATCGTGCGGGGCACCGGTGTGAGACGCCATCTGCCATTGCTGGCGGGCAGCGCGCTCGTCGGCGCGGGACTCGTCGTCCTCGCCGATCTCGCCGCGCGCACGATCCGTCCTCCAGCCGAGCTCCCGTTAGGCGCCGTCACGGCGATCGTCGGCGTGCCGTTTTTCCTCGC
This window harbors:
- a CDS encoding iron ABC transporter permease, which codes for MSARASWLRWSAFVIGLGVALVLAVALGTIALSPGQVWSALLGRGDATAITIVRVLRLPRAVLAALIGAGLGISGAALQGTMRNPLAEPYLLGVSGGAAVGAVVAVSLGLALTLVPIAAFAGAIAAVTLAFFVAHAAGTRGDARILLMAGVVVGAFANSVIMLVLGSAPSNVVRDAVWWMMGSVAAATWSDNGWLFGYLVVGGGALFLWARQIDVLALGDDTAAALGLDPERTARKVYAAASLVAAATVAAAGLVGFVGLVVPHIVRGTGVRRHLPLLAGSALVGAGLVVLADLAARTIRPPAELPLGAVTAIVGVPFFLARLRRLA